One genomic window of Cupriavidus malaysiensis includes the following:
- the pepN gene encoding aminopeptidase N: MLRTDTPVTVYRKDYSPPAFAFDHVDLVLELDPERTLVTSTVRFRRTAADAALVLAGEDLELVSVKLDGQAFAATAQDGTLTLAGLPGEGSLEITTACRPAANTTLSGLYVSNGNFFTQCEAEGFRRITYFLDRPDVMTTYRVTLRADRAAYPVLLSNGNLVGRRELPAGRHEAVWEDPFKKPSYLFALVAGKLECIEERVVSASGKEKLLQVWVEAQDLGKTRHAMDSLIHAIRWDERRFGLELDLDRFMIVAVGDFNMGAMENKGLNIFNTKYVLANAETATDTDFANIESVVGHEYFHNWTGNRVTCRDWFQLSLKEGLTVFRDQEFSADMMGSESGRAVKRIEDVRLLRQVQFPEDAGPMAHPVRPDSYEEINNFYTVTVYEKGAEVVRMYQTLLGRDGFRKGMDLYFRRHDGQAVACDDFRAAMADANGRDLGQFGLWYSQAGTPVVSVRSAWDAKDGSFTLTLSQHCPKVGIETRAGTPDKQPFHIPFAIGLIGADGRDLPLHLDGEAGDAPGAGDTTRVLDFTGAEQSFRFTGLPAQPGGAAPLPSLLRNFSAPVIVDADYTDAQLTFLLAHDSDPFNRWEAGQRLATRALLQLVSDAQAGRELRLAPELVAAVRTVLSDDSLNPAFREQALLLPAEAYLAERMSVADPAAIHRARQFLREGLARALQPEWLAAYEANATPGPYSPDAASAAKRALRNLALGYLADSGDAAMQALAERQYHAADNMTDRFAALSALVNSFAPGREAALADFYQRFEHDALVIDKWFSLQGMQRGEIGAHAGKRTLDTVRALMEHPAFTLRNPNRARALIFSFCSGNPAQFHAEDGAGYRFWAEQVLALDAINPQVAARLARVMDRWQKYTPVLRDGMRAALEQVSAAPSLSRDVREIVGKALAA, translated from the coding sequence ATGCTGCGCACCGACACGCCCGTCACCGTCTACCGTAAAGACTATAGTCCGCCAGCCTTCGCTTTCGATCATGTCGACCTGGTGCTCGAACTGGACCCGGAACGGACCCTGGTCACCAGCACCGTGCGCTTTCGCCGCACCGCCGCCGACGCAGCGCTGGTGCTGGCCGGCGAGGACCTGGAACTGGTCAGCGTGAAACTGGACGGCCAGGCGTTCGCCGCCACCGCCCAGGACGGCACGCTGACGCTGGCCGGCCTGCCTGGCGAAGGCAGCCTGGAAATCACCACCGCCTGCCGTCCCGCGGCCAACACCACGCTGTCCGGCCTCTACGTCTCCAACGGCAACTTCTTCACGCAGTGCGAGGCAGAGGGCTTCCGCCGCATCACCTATTTTCTCGACCGGCCGGACGTGATGACCACCTACCGGGTCACCCTGCGCGCCGACCGCGCCGCCTATCCGGTGCTGCTCTCCAACGGCAACCTGGTGGGCCGGCGCGAACTGCCTGCGGGGCGCCATGAGGCCGTTTGGGAAGACCCCTTCAAGAAGCCGAGCTACCTGTTCGCGCTGGTGGCTGGCAAGCTCGAATGCATCGAAGAACGGGTGGTGTCGGCCTCCGGCAAGGAGAAGCTGCTGCAGGTGTGGGTCGAGGCGCAGGACCTCGGCAAGACGCGCCATGCGATGGACTCCCTGATCCATGCCATCCGCTGGGACGAACGGCGCTTCGGCCTCGAGCTCGACCTGGACCGCTTCATGATCGTCGCCGTCGGCGATTTCAACATGGGCGCGATGGAGAACAAGGGCCTCAACATCTTCAACACCAAGTACGTGCTGGCCAATGCCGAGACGGCCACCGACACCGACTTCGCCAATATCGAATCGGTGGTGGGCCACGAGTACTTCCACAACTGGACCGGCAACCGGGTCACCTGCCGCGACTGGTTCCAGTTGTCGCTCAAGGAGGGCCTGACCGTCTTCCGCGACCAGGAATTCTCCGCCGACATGATGGGCTCCGAATCCGGCCGCGCGGTCAAGCGCATCGAGGACGTGCGCCTGCTGCGCCAGGTGCAGTTCCCCGAGGACGCCGGCCCGATGGCGCACCCGGTGCGCCCGGACAGCTACGAGGAAATCAACAACTTCTACACGGTGACGGTGTACGAGAAGGGTGCCGAGGTCGTGCGCATGTACCAGACCCTGCTGGGCCGCGACGGCTTCCGCAAGGGCATGGACCTGTACTTCCGGCGCCATGACGGCCAGGCCGTCGCCTGCGACGATTTCCGTGCAGCCATGGCCGACGCCAACGGGCGCGACCTCGGCCAGTTCGGGCTCTGGTACAGCCAGGCCGGCACACCGGTGGTCAGCGTGCGCAGCGCGTGGGATGCCAAGGACGGCAGTTTCACCCTGACGCTGTCGCAGCATTGCCCCAAGGTGGGCATCGAGACGCGTGCCGGCACGCCGGACAAGCAGCCCTTCCACATTCCCTTCGCGATCGGCCTGATCGGCGCCGACGGGCGCGACCTGCCGCTGCACCTCGACGGCGAGGCCGGCGATGCGCCCGGCGCCGGCGACACCACGCGCGTGCTCGATTTCACCGGCGCCGAACAGAGCTTCCGCTTCACCGGCCTGCCGGCACAACCAGGTGGCGCCGCCCCGCTGCCCTCGCTGCTGCGCAATTTCTCCGCGCCGGTGATCGTCGACGCCGACTACACCGACGCCCAGCTCACCTTCCTGCTGGCGCACGACAGCGATCCCTTCAACCGCTGGGAAGCCGGCCAGCGCCTGGCCACGCGCGCGCTGCTGCAACTCGTATCGGACGCCCAGGCCGGCCGCGAACTGCGCCTGGCCCCGGAACTGGTGGCCGCCGTGCGCACGGTGCTGAGCGACGACAGCCTCAACCCCGCCTTCCGCGAGCAGGCCCTGCTGCTGCCGGCCGAGGCCTACCTGGCCGAGCGCATGAGCGTGGCCGATCCCGCCGCCATCCACCGCGCGCGCCAGTTCCTGCGCGAAGGCCTGGCGCGCGCGCTGCAGCCTGAGTGGCTGGCCGCCTACGAGGCCAACGCCACGCCGGGACCCTACAGCCCCGACGCGGCCAGCGCCGCCAAGCGCGCGCTGCGCAACCTGGCGCTGGGCTACCTGGCCGACAGCGGCGACGCCGCCATGCAGGCGCTGGCCGAGCGGCAGTACCACGCCGCCGACAACATGACCGATCGCTTCGCCGCGCTGAGCGCCCTGGTCAACAGCTTTGCGCCCGGCCGCGAAGCGGCGCTGGCCGACTTCTACCAGCGCTTCGAGCACGACGCGCTGGTGATCGACAAATGGTTCTCGCTGCAGGGCATGCAGCGCGGCGAGATCGGCGCCCACGCCGGCAAGCGCACCCTCGACACGGTGCGCGCGCTGATGGAACACCCCGCCTTCACCCTGCGCAACCCCAACCGCGCACGCGCGCTGATCTTCAGCTTCTGCTCCGGCAACCCGGCGCAGTTCCATGCCGAGGACGGCGCGGGCTACCGCTTCTGGGCCGAGCAGGTGCTCGCGCTCGATGCCATCAATCCGCAGGTGGCGGCGCGGCTGGCGCGCGTGATGGACCGCTGGCAGAAGTACACGCCGGTGCTGCGCGATGGCATGCGCGCCGCGCTGGAGCAAGTGTCGGCAGCCCCGTCGCTGTCGCGTGACGTGCGCGAGATCGTCGGCAAGGCGCTCGCCGCCTGA